agggcctgtgaaaccagccaattgacctaccagttaaattgttcaacactttaataatctgcttgcaaactgttcattaaacagctatacatacagtacatctgttttctaagctgcaaagaggacattatgtgggtctgtgaggtgggggctccattacctgtaggaagtgaatggtaaagaaggacttacggtttcatagtggatgcatggtaaagctcagtaaactgcaaaatcactgttcaCATTTACCATCATCAAAATGGTACAAGACAGTTTATTGAAATCACTAACTTTACTAGTGGTTAAAAGCATGGTCACTGGAGTGAGTGAGATGAGTGTGAACTGTTTatacagtctgtgattgacagcaactggtctgatgcgtctgctgtacattatcatcatcctcattctgcctCACCTGCCATCAGAGATAGTTTTTGGTGAAAAAACGGAGGTATTGGTAGATTTCCAGATTGTCGTGAATTTTTAGAATGTCCTCTTCATTGTACTTAAAGAGGGCCAGTGCATAGCGAAATATcacctggaaacagaaagaaggaaatactgttcaggttaaaaaagaagGATACTTTCGCTCATCAAGTCGTCACTGGACTGAgcccttttataattaattatatttaacttatttccatgtttttcatttttactctctataactctctaaaatgtcattactataatttaaaataattggataagctgttacaatgtaagtgtgacatactgtgcacatgtttgcaagttaagacaatttttctcaacaatttgtgctgaaaaatgtattaagcacgtttcaacacagttgggtaagtgtgggtggtgtgggtggtgttggtggtgggggggtgggtatTAAAGGATCAATTACTAACACAGCCAGCGCTGTACCTTTGTGCCCTCATAGAGGAAAGCGTCCCACACTCTGAGCAGGATGTCGCTGACCAGACTTTCCACGAAGACCACCAGGAACCAGTTGAAGGTGATGAGGGAATGATCGATGCTGTGCTCCTTGAAGTGGGCCGTCAGGCGAGGCATCTTCTCAGCAAGAAAGTCACGGAACACCCTCTGATCAGCCTGCAAGGAACAAAGAGCTCTGCTTAGAGCAGCATGAGTTGCTCAGCTGTTAGAACAAATAGGGACTATGACTGCCTGAATTAACACATCCACAGTACTTACTGGTGAAGCAAAGGGGATAGCATTAAAACTCAGCTATAGGCTGACAAGCAAtgtcacaaatattttaacattttcttagtaATAACGGAGAGACATGGACAAATTAGCCAATTTCCATAACAGGAACCTGAGAGGCAGTGAGGGTTTTGCTGTAGTAGTCTTGTGGCATTATGATTTCAACAACAGCCACCAGACACCAGAAGGCATCCTCTTCATCCTTCAGAACTAAAAGTGCAATAGCTGCCAACCTGCAAGAGGAAACACACATACCACATGACTCCACTGGAAGTGTGCTGctaatattcagaagaaaagggggacacataggtgtgccaagccacatttttacacattttaggccctattttgaaataaattttCAGAGGAATTTGAtgtatgaaactagcaagaaattatgtaaattatacacttatttgtatttattattattttatttcttagcagacacccttatccagggtgacttacagtcgtagacaaaaatacatttcaagaatcagtataagtattaatacgattacgattcaataacggaacagataacagtgtcagtgatagttacatcaggatataattaaatacaaaatactacagattaaatgacactcgacagattacagtactctaaagtacagggttaaatgcagtaaaatagggagcagataagagcaagtaaagtgcatt
This genomic interval from Acipenser ruthenus unplaced genomic scaffold, fAciRut3.2 maternal haplotype, whole genome shotgun sequence contains the following:
- the LOC131734968 gene encoding TBC1 domain family member 2A-like isoform X1, which produces MWLGTPMCPPFLLNISSTLPVESCGMCVSSCRLAAIALLVLKDEEDAFWCLVAVVEIIMPQDYYSKTLTASQADQRVFRDFLAEKMPRLTAHFKEHSIDHSLITFNWFLVVFVESLVSDILLRVWDAFLYEGTKVIFRYALALFKYNEEDILKIHDNLEIYQYLRFFTKNYL
- the LOC131734968 gene encoding TBC1 domain family member 2A-like isoform X2, with protein sequence MWLGTPMCPPFLLNISSTLPVESCGMCVSSCRLAAIALLVLKDEEDAFWCLVAVVEIIMPQDYYSKTLTASQADQRVFRDFLAEKMPRLTAHFKEHSIDHSLITFNWFLVVFVESLVSDILLRVWDAFLYEGTKETNEHSI